The Scomber scombrus chromosome 5, fScoSco1.1, whole genome shotgun sequence genome window below encodes:
- the postnb gene encoding periostin, osteoblast specific factor b isoform X2 has translation MKLLFVAAFALFVLSTFDKADSSAYDKIVAHSRIRARKEGPNVCALQQVMGTKKKYFSTCRNWYQGAICGKKATVLYECCPGYMKLEGMRGCPAVAPIDHVYGTLGLVKATSTQKYSDISKLRPEIEGSGSYTFFAPSNDAWELLDESVRGALVSNVNIELYNALHYHMANKRLLTKDLRNGLTVNSMYNDLGLHINHYSNGVVTVNCARIIHGNQVATNGIVHVIDRVISSVGNTIQDVIEVDDDLTTLYDVAQNSGLLEKLGEPGHYTLFAPTNEAFESLGSDVLERLQGDKEVLKALLNFHLLNSMQCSEAIMSGSSYETLEGSNIEIGCDGESLTVNGIKMVLKKDIVTTNGVIHLIDKVLMPDSAKQVMELLGTSQSTFADLVSELGLSASMSPEDEYTLLAPVNNVFNDDVMAMDQDTLRIILENHIVKSNVVLGQLYNGQQLETIGGKLLRVFIYRTAVCIENSCLIRGSKEGSNGALHLMRTLLKPAEQSMFEILTEHGGFKIFLSLMEAAGLTDLLKQEGEFTLFAPSDKSFAAWSERDLEFLKSDIDALRTILLYHINNGVFIGGGLESGVTNLLKSLQGSNLKVLFANNTMQVNSVQVPESDIMATNGVIHFVNQVLYPGDIPVGNMELLTLLKRLITYMQIKYISGFRYQEIPLTFLRPTITKVIRVIEAEPTITKVTRVIEAEPTITKVTRVIEGEPTITKVTRVIEGEPTMTKVTRVVSGPTYSVSTGTNNIALEGADLSHISTIEGNPNFDADSLTRMIQAGSSRRNPSRRVLAGNRRRGGE, from the exons ATGAAGCTCCTTTTTGTAGCTGCCTTTGCACTCTTTGTGCTCTCTACTTTTGATAAGGCTGACTCCTCAGCATATGACAAAATCGTCGCCCACAGTCGCATCAgggcaaggaaagaagg ACCCAATGTCTGCGCACTCCAGCAAGTCATGGGAACGAAGAAGAAGTACTTTAGCACTTGTCGTAATTGGTACCAAGGGGCCATCTGTGGAAAGAAAGC GACTGTGCTTTACGAGTGCTGCCCAGGATACATGAAGCTGGAAGGCATGCGTGGTTGCCCTGCAG TGGCCCCAATTGACCATGTGTATGGCACCTTGGGTCTGGTGAAGGCCACCTCAACCCAAAAATACTCTGACATTTCTAAGCTGAGGCCTGAGATTGAGGGATCTGGATCATACACCTTCTTTGCCCCAAGCAACGACGCCTGGGAGCTTTTGGATGAA TCAGTGAGGGGTGCACTGGTCAGCAATGTCAACATTGAATTGTACAACGCTCTGCATTATCACATGGCCAACAAACGCCTTTTGACCAAAGATTTAAGGAATGGATTGACAGTCAACTCCATGTACAATGACCTTGGTCTCCATATTAATCATTACTCCAATGGG GTGGTGACTGTGAACTGTGCCAGGATTATCCATGGCAACCAGGTTGCCACCAATGGTATTGTGCATGTTATTGACCGTGTCATCAGCAGTGTTGGAAACACCATCCAGGATGTCATCGAGGTTGACGATGACCTGACAACTCTTTAT GACGTGGCACAGAACTCTGGACTCTTGGAAAAGCTGGGTGAGCCAGGACATTACACTCTCTTTGCCCCCACCAACGAAGCCTTTGAAAGCCTGGGCAGTGATGTGCTGGAGAGGCTTCAGGGCGACAAGGAGGTCCTCAAAG CTCTTCTGAATTTCCACCTCCTGAACTCAATGCAGTGTTCTGAGGCCATCATGTCTGGCAGCTCTTATGAGACCCTGGAGGGCAGCAACATTGAGATTGGCTGTGATGGTGAAAGTTTAACAGTCAATGGCATTAAGATGGTGCTCAAGAAGGACATTGTCACCACCAACGGAGTCATCCACCTTATTGACAAAGTGCTCATGCCAGACTCAG CAAAGCAGGTGATGGAACTGCTGGGAACTTCCCAGTCAACCTTCGCTGACTTGGTGTCTGAGCTGGGCCTTTCTGCTTCCATGAGTCCAGAGGATGAGTACACTTTGCTGGCTCCCGTCAATAATGTCTTCAATG ATGACGTGATGGCCATGGATCAGGATACGCTCAGGATTATCCTGGAGAACCACATTGTGAAGAGTAACGTTGTCCTGGGGCAGTTGTACAATGGTCAGCAGCTGGAGACCATTGGAGGAAAGCTTCTGAGGGTCTTCATCTATCGCACA GCTGTGTGCATTGAGAATTCCTGTCTGATAAGGGGCAGTAAAGAAGGAAGCAATGGGGCCCTTCATCTCATGAGGACTCTGCTGAAACCGGCAGAACAATCTATGTTTGAGATTCTGACCGAACATGGAGGGTTCAA GATCTTTTTGTCTTTGATGGAGGCTGCTGGCTTGACAGACCTGCTCAAACAAGAGGGAGAATTTACTCTGTTTGCCCCAAGCGATAAGTCTTTTGCTGCATGGAGCGAGAGAGATTTGGAGTTTTTGAAGA GTGACATAGATGCTCTCAGAACCATCCTTCTGTATCACATCAATAATGGTGTCTTTATTGGTGGTGGTTTGGAGTCTGGGGTTACAAACCTTCTCAAGTCTCTCCAGGGCAGCAACCTCAAAGTGTTGTTT GCAAACAACACTATGCAAGTGAATTCTGTCCAAGTCCCTGAATCTGATATAATGGCCACAAATGGAGTCATTCACTTTGTCAACCAAGTCTTGTATCCTGGAG ATATTCCTGTTGGAAACATGGAACTGCTCACGCTTTTGAAGAGGCTCATCACTTACATGCAAATCAAg TACATTTCAGGATTCAGATATCAGGAAATTCCCCTTACATTTTTGA GGCCCACCATCACCAAGGTTATTAGAGTCATTGAGGCTGAACCCACCATCACCAAGGTCACCAGGGTCATTGAGGCTGAACCCACCATCACCAAGGTCACCAGGGTCATTGAGGGTGAACCCACCATCACCAAGGTGACCAGAGTCATTGAGGGTGAACCCACCATGACTAAAGTCACCAGGGTTGTCTCag GCCCCACGTACTCCGTCAGCACTGGCACCAACAACATAGCCCTGGAAG GAGCTGACCTCTCACATATTTCCACCATTGAGGGGAACCCTAATTTTGATGCTGATAGTCTTACCAGAATGATCCAAG CAGGCAGTTCAAGAAGAAACCCTTCCCGAAGAGTTTTGG CTGGCAACAGGAGAAGGGGAGGGGAATGA
- the postnb gene encoding periostin, osteoblast specific factor b isoform X1 translates to MKLLFVAAFALFVLSTFDKADSSAYDKIVAHSRIRARKEGPNVCALQQVMGTKKKYFSTCRNWYQGAICGKKATVLYECCPGYMKLEGMRGCPAVAPIDHVYGTLGLVKATSTQKYSDISKLRPEIEGSGSYTFFAPSNDAWELLDESVRGALVSNVNIELYNALHYHMANKRLLTKDLRNGLTVNSMYNDLGLHINHYSNGVVTVNCARIIHGNQVATNGIVHVIDRVISSVGNTIQDVIEVDDDLTTLYDVAQNSGLLEKLGEPGHYTLFAPTNEAFESLGSDVLERLQGDKEVLKALLNFHLLNSMQCSEAIMSGSSYETLEGSNIEIGCDGESLTVNGIKMVLKKDIVTTNGVIHLIDKVLMPDSAKQVMELLGTSQSTFADLVSELGLSASMSPEDEYTLLAPVNNVFNDDVMAMDQDTLRIILENHIVKSNVVLGQLYNGQQLETIGGKLLRVFIYRTAVCIENSCLIRGSKEGSNGALHLMRTLLKPAEQSMFEILTEHGGFKIFLSLMEAAGLTDLLKQEGEFTLFAPSDKSFAAWSERDLEFLKSDIDALRTILLYHINNGVFIGGGLESGVTNLLKSLQGSNLKVLFANNTMQVNSVQVPESDIMATNGVIHFVNQVLYPGDIPVGNMELLTLLKRLITYMQIKYISGFRYQEIPLTFLRPTITKVIRVIEAEPTITKVTRVIEAEPTITKVTRVIEGEPTITKVTRVIEGEPTMTKVTRVVSGPTYSVSTGTNNIALEGADLSHISTIEGNPNFDADSLTRMIQAGNRRRGGE, encoded by the exons ATGAAGCTCCTTTTTGTAGCTGCCTTTGCACTCTTTGTGCTCTCTACTTTTGATAAGGCTGACTCCTCAGCATATGACAAAATCGTCGCCCACAGTCGCATCAgggcaaggaaagaagg ACCCAATGTCTGCGCACTCCAGCAAGTCATGGGAACGAAGAAGAAGTACTTTAGCACTTGTCGTAATTGGTACCAAGGGGCCATCTGTGGAAAGAAAGC GACTGTGCTTTACGAGTGCTGCCCAGGATACATGAAGCTGGAAGGCATGCGTGGTTGCCCTGCAG TGGCCCCAATTGACCATGTGTATGGCACCTTGGGTCTGGTGAAGGCCACCTCAACCCAAAAATACTCTGACATTTCTAAGCTGAGGCCTGAGATTGAGGGATCTGGATCATACACCTTCTTTGCCCCAAGCAACGACGCCTGGGAGCTTTTGGATGAA TCAGTGAGGGGTGCACTGGTCAGCAATGTCAACATTGAATTGTACAACGCTCTGCATTATCACATGGCCAACAAACGCCTTTTGACCAAAGATTTAAGGAATGGATTGACAGTCAACTCCATGTACAATGACCTTGGTCTCCATATTAATCATTACTCCAATGGG GTGGTGACTGTGAACTGTGCCAGGATTATCCATGGCAACCAGGTTGCCACCAATGGTATTGTGCATGTTATTGACCGTGTCATCAGCAGTGTTGGAAACACCATCCAGGATGTCATCGAGGTTGACGATGACCTGACAACTCTTTAT GACGTGGCACAGAACTCTGGACTCTTGGAAAAGCTGGGTGAGCCAGGACATTACACTCTCTTTGCCCCCACCAACGAAGCCTTTGAAAGCCTGGGCAGTGATGTGCTGGAGAGGCTTCAGGGCGACAAGGAGGTCCTCAAAG CTCTTCTGAATTTCCACCTCCTGAACTCAATGCAGTGTTCTGAGGCCATCATGTCTGGCAGCTCTTATGAGACCCTGGAGGGCAGCAACATTGAGATTGGCTGTGATGGTGAAAGTTTAACAGTCAATGGCATTAAGATGGTGCTCAAGAAGGACATTGTCACCACCAACGGAGTCATCCACCTTATTGACAAAGTGCTCATGCCAGACTCAG CAAAGCAGGTGATGGAACTGCTGGGAACTTCCCAGTCAACCTTCGCTGACTTGGTGTCTGAGCTGGGCCTTTCTGCTTCCATGAGTCCAGAGGATGAGTACACTTTGCTGGCTCCCGTCAATAATGTCTTCAATG ATGACGTGATGGCCATGGATCAGGATACGCTCAGGATTATCCTGGAGAACCACATTGTGAAGAGTAACGTTGTCCTGGGGCAGTTGTACAATGGTCAGCAGCTGGAGACCATTGGAGGAAAGCTTCTGAGGGTCTTCATCTATCGCACA GCTGTGTGCATTGAGAATTCCTGTCTGATAAGGGGCAGTAAAGAAGGAAGCAATGGGGCCCTTCATCTCATGAGGACTCTGCTGAAACCGGCAGAACAATCTATGTTTGAGATTCTGACCGAACATGGAGGGTTCAA GATCTTTTTGTCTTTGATGGAGGCTGCTGGCTTGACAGACCTGCTCAAACAAGAGGGAGAATTTACTCTGTTTGCCCCAAGCGATAAGTCTTTTGCTGCATGGAGCGAGAGAGATTTGGAGTTTTTGAAGA GTGACATAGATGCTCTCAGAACCATCCTTCTGTATCACATCAATAATGGTGTCTTTATTGGTGGTGGTTTGGAGTCTGGGGTTACAAACCTTCTCAAGTCTCTCCAGGGCAGCAACCTCAAAGTGTTGTTT GCAAACAACACTATGCAAGTGAATTCTGTCCAAGTCCCTGAATCTGATATAATGGCCACAAATGGAGTCATTCACTTTGTCAACCAAGTCTTGTATCCTGGAG ATATTCCTGTTGGAAACATGGAACTGCTCACGCTTTTGAAGAGGCTCATCACTTACATGCAAATCAAg TACATTTCAGGATTCAGATATCAGGAAATTCCCCTTACATTTTTGA GGCCCACCATCACCAAGGTTATTAGAGTCATTGAGGCTGAACCCACCATCACCAAGGTCACCAGGGTCATTGAGGCTGAACCCACCATCACCAAGGTCACCAGGGTCATTGAGGGTGAACCCACCATCACCAAGGTGACCAGAGTCATTGAGGGTGAACCCACCATGACTAAAGTCACCAGGGTTGTCTCag GCCCCACGTACTCCGTCAGCACTGGCACCAACAACATAGCCCTGGAAG GAGCTGACCTCTCACATATTTCCACCATTGAGGGGAACCCTAATTTTGATGCTGATAGTCTTACCAGAATGATCCAAG CTGGCAACAGGAGAAGGGGAGGGGAATGA